In a genomic window of Amphiprion ocellaris isolate individual 3 ecotype Okinawa chromosome 13, ASM2253959v1, whole genome shotgun sequence:
- the LOC129350338 gene encoding protocadherin gamma-A11-like, giving the protein MACGIRHDAVWVKWRFGCGQNWRILFLLFSVTHLVTGHIRYSIPEEMKKGSLIGNVAQDLGLDLKRLRSGRARIVTGESIQYTELKSDKGILVVNERIDREQLCGDVTPCSFSFEVILENPMELHQITVEITDINDHSPTFKRSSISFEISEIANTGARFSLTSAEDPDVGVNGLKEYLLTENDYFILKQNANADGKKYAEMVLQKPLDRETNPILTLKLIAVDGGTPQRSGTVNIDIAVLDVNDNAPVFNQSVYKATVMENSARDTYVTTVNASDADFGSNSIVSYYFSDLNSGLSDLFMIDEKTGVILIKGSVDYEKDKKYELRIDARDQGGLTDSSKVIIEVTDVNDNAPTISVMSFTSPVSEDSPPGTTIGIINVKDLDSRDNGQVNCRIEQNSPFKIKSNLRNYYTLVTDTVLDRESVSEYNITIVATDAGVPPLSAKRTFNLKVSDVNDNAPAFSHSVYNTFITENNSPGVSVLVIRANDPDENQNARISYILEDSNIGGSPISESVSVNAESGVVHAVRSFDYEQIKQLIFVVKAQDGGSPPLSSNVTVKMTIQDQNDNPPQVLYPVQTGGSVVAEMVPRSADVGYLVTKVVAVDVDSGQNAWLSYKLQKATDRALFEVGSQNGEIRTIRQVSDKDAVKQRLSVIVEDNGQPSRSATVIVNVAVADSFPEVLSEFSDFPHDKEYNDNLTFYLVLALAVVSFLFITCLVVIISVKIYRWRQSRILYHSNLPVIPYYPPRYSDTLGTTGTLQHVYNYEVCRTTDSRKSDCKFGRAGSQNVLIMDPSCSGTMQRMQREKSILDEPDSPLEVRCNI; this is encoded by the coding sequence ATGGCGTGTGGAATCAGACATGACGCCGTGTGGGTAAAATGGCGTTTTGGCTGCGGACAGAATTGGCGGATTCTGTTCCTCCTTTTTTCTGTCACTCATTTGGTGACCGGACACATCCGATATTCAATCCCAGAGGAGATGAAGAAAGGCTCTTTAATCGGTAATGTTGCACAGGACCTCGGTTTGGATTTGAAACGGCTCCGCTCCGGTCGGGCCCGTATCGTGACCGGAGAGAGCATCCAGTACACGGAGCTGAAGTCAGACAAAGGGATTCTAGTCGTGAATGAGAGAATCGACCGGGAGCAGCTTTGTGGAGACGTGACACCGTGCAGTTTCAGCTTTGAGGTGATTTTAGAAAATCCTATGGAGTTGCATCAAATCACAGTTGAAATTACAGATATAAATGATCATTCGCCTACTTTTAAAAGAAGTAGCATCAGCTTTGAAATCAGCGAAATAGCAAACACCGGGGCTCGTTTTTCCTTGACAAGTGCAGAAGACCCAGATGTGGGTGTTAACGGACTCAAAGAATATCTGTTGActgaaaatgattattttattctgaaacaaaacGCGAATGCAGATGGCAAGAAATACGCAGAGATGGTGCTTCAGAAGCCGttagacagagagacaaatcCTATTCTCACTCTGAAGCTCATAGCAGTCGACGGTGGGACTCCGCAGAGATCTGGTACAGTGAATATAGATATCGCCGTTCTTGATGTTAATGATAATGCACCTGTATTCAATCAGTCTGTGTACAAAGCTACAGTGATGGAAAACTCTGCCAGAGATACTTACGTTACCACTGTTAATGCTAGTGACGCAGACTTCGGGTCAAATAGTATCGTGagttattatttttcagatcTTAACAGTGGTCTCAGTGACTTGTTTATGATTGATGAGAAAACTGGCGTAATTTTAATAAAAGGTTCTGTTGActatgaaaaagacaaaaagtacGAACTGAGAATTGATGCAAGAGATCAGGGAGGCTTGACAGATTCAAGTAAAGTAATAATTGAAGTAACTGATGTTAATGATAACGCTCCTACCATCAGCGTCATGTCATTCACTAGTCCTGTGTCAGAGGATTCTCCTCCTGGCACAACTATTGGCATCATAAATGTGAAAGACCTGGATTCACGTGATAATGGACAAGTAAACTGTCGAATCGAGCAAAATTCACCCTTCAAGattaaatctaatttaagaAATTACTACACTTTGGTAACAGATACTGTGTTGGACCGTGAAAGTGTCTCAGAATATAACATTACTATTGTTGCAACAGATGCCGGAGTTCCTCCTCTCTCAGCAAAACGAACCTTTAATTTGAAGGTCTCTGATGTGAATGATAATGCTCCAGCGTTTTCACACAGTGTTTACAATACTTTCATCACGGAGAATAATTCTCCAGGCGTTTCTGTTCTCGTGATCAGGGCTAATGACCCCGATGAAAACCAGAACGCCCGCATATCCTATATTCTGGAGGACAGTAATATCGGTGGATCTCCTATTTCTGAATCTGTTTCTGTAAATGCAGAGAGTGGAGTTGTACACGCAGTGCGCTCATTTGATTATGAGCaaatcaaacagttaatttTTGTAGTGAAAGCGCAGGATGGAGGCTCTCCTCCACTCAGCAGcaatgtgacagtgaaaatgacGATCCAGGACCAGAACGACAACCCTCCTCAGGTCCTATATCCAGTCCAGACTGGTGGCTCTGTGGTGGCTGAAATGGTGCCTCGTTCAGCAGATGTGGGCTATCTGGTGACCAAAGTGGTggctgttgatgtggactctggACAGAATGCGTGGCTGTCGTATAAActgcagaaagccacagacaggGCTCTGTTTGAAGTGGGCTCCCAGAATGGAGAGATCCGAACCATCCGCCAAGTGAGTGATAAAgatgcagtgaaacagagaCTGAGTGTTATAGTGGAGGACAACGGGCAGCCCTCTCGTTCAGCTACAGTCATTGTGAACGTGGCGGTGGCGGACAGTTTCCCTGAAGTTCTGTCGGAGTTCAGTGACTTTCCACACGACAAGGAGTACAATgacaacctgactttttacttgGTGTTGGCTCTGGCTGTGGTCTCCTTCCTGTTCATCACGTGTTTGGTGGTTattatttcagtgaaaatctacagatgGAGACAGTCTCGCATCCTGTATCATTCCAACCTGCCTGTGATTCCATATTATCCTCCACGTTACTCAGACACTTTGGGGACAACAGGGACTCTCCAACACGTGTACAATTACGAGGTGTGCAGGACGACAGACTCGAGAAAGAGTGACTGTAAGTTCGGCAGAGCTGGTAGTCAGAACGTTCTGATCATGGATCCCAGTTGTTCAGGGACGATGCAGCGGATGCAGCGTGAGAAGAGCATCCTGGATGAACCAGACTCTCCTCTGGAGGTGAGGTGCAATATATAA